The Ostrea edulis chromosome 1, xbOstEdul1.1, whole genome shotgun sequence genomic sequence GTATGCTTTCCGTCTGAGTTTCTTTCGACACAAGATGGAGTTATTTGATGCATTTATTGTGATTATCTCATTTGTGCTTGACATCATTTTCCGCAACAAAGAAGGGCCTGAAAGTGGTGCTGGACTGCTGGTTGCTCTGAGATTATGGAGGGTTACTAGGATATTGAATGGTTAGTAGGTTATAGACTTGGTCAATAAGTTTAATGCTATACTACAGGTACAGTGTGTAAGTGATTCATGTTAACCAGCAGTACATTATTGTTATGTATCGGGAGATCAAGATTACtgtttttagtttgtttttctGTCACTGTGCCAACAATTATAACTTGGTCATAGCTTATGGAGTATACAAGATATAGACTAATTAATATTTGGTTAAATGGAAGGTCAGTTATGAAATTAAGGACAAAGTCAAATCAAGGACAATTTTTGCCACAATTAAACTTGGAAACAGGAGAATAATGTTTCTCAAGCCGTTAATTGTAGTATGATAAATTGTTCAGGATTACTTATTTATactggtatgtatatattgGAATTTATATAGATAACTATTtttgggtatgctctttctggcTGTCTATTTAGTTTTTGCATACAAGTTCAAATGGGGATTTTGACCAAATTTAAAGCTCCTGAATTAATGCACTAAACTATGGATAAAACATGAGAAAAATTATCCTTCACTTGAGTGGGGAGTATATGGAAATTCCACTTCAGGGACAAGGTCTGCTGTTGGGGACTGGCAAATCCTTTATCTTAGACTGCAAATCTTCTCCCCTCCATAGAATTTCTCAACCCCACACTCATACTAAAGATGGATTctattgatatcaaatatgCTCCAATTTTGGATGTGCCCTGCAGATGGTACAATTTCCTTGAAAGTCTTGCAAGGAGAATCCTTGATTAAAATTTCTTCTGACATTTCAGGTATTGTGGTATCGGTAAAAAAGCAAGCAGAAAAGAAGATTCAGAGAGAGAAACGATTAAGACTTGCATGTGAGAAAGAACTGACAAAATATCGAGAATACTGCACTACACAGGAACAGGAAATAGAATTACTGAAAGGCCTGCTTCTCAAGCACGGAATAGACCTCCACAGGTCACAAACCCAGCCCCCAGTGGTCAGCAAGATTGATGTCATAGCAGACATTAATCAGGTGGATGAGAAAGAGAAAGCTCTGCCTCCTCCAGAGATACCCCAGAAAGCAGAACACATGGAAACCACCAATCCAAATTAACCCCCTCCCATCAAAATACAATCATCTATCAGAATACACGGAAACCACCAATCCAAATTAACCCCCACCCATCAAAATACAATCAtctatttttttgtttaaaaatactgTGGTATTATCTTGCCCACATGTTAGCAATCTCCCACATTATGATCCCGCATTGCCCACATATGTTCTCGCATTCCCCACATATGATCCCGCATTGCCCACATATATAAACCATTATCAGTAGTTACTTAGCGTAGATACTGaatattgatactgaattgCAAGTAGCTTGCATACTCTCTTTGCTAGTGAAAATGTTTTAGCAACATGTTGTTATGTTCAAATGGGTGACTATGTCATAACATCAAGTTTATATAGacatattttttctaatttgttCATACTGACTGTGCCAGCTAGTGGTGTGGTATTCATGCCTACTTGTTTTTCCCAGGCTTTTTCTATATACAGGTTGAATCTTTGTTTATGTCCTTCATTTCCTAAACATCAGTGCCCAGTTTCAatcaacaatatttttttttggttgttcaTTGTATGGCAAAGATGTTcccctttttttcaaaagagtAAATTTTTATTGAATAGAATAGATGGGTGTTACTGATTCAGAAGGAATCACTGTAGAATCGTTAATCTGCTATTTCCATTCCATGGAGCTGtgtaaaaattcaaatgttcaatgaaGAGACGGTATACTTACTGTGACGCAACTCAATTTGACGTGTGGAAAAGATGTGATTTCGCAGTTGTGACAACGGGATAAAATCTTGTATTTATCTTTATAATTagcatttttatgccccccgagatcgaagatcggggggcatattgtttttgtcctgtctgtcattctgtaattctgtctgaaactttaaccttgctaataacttttgaacagtaagtgatagagctttgatatttcacatgagtattccttgtgacaagacctttccgtgggtaccaacatttttgaccccgtgaccttgaccttggagtttgacctactttttgaaaactttaaccttgctaataacttttgaacaataagtggtaaatctttgatatttcacatgagtcttgcttgtgacaagacctttccgtgggtacaaacatttttgaccctgtgaccttgaccttggagtatgacctactttttgaaaactttatacttgctaataacttttgaacaataagtgatagagctttgatatttcacatgagtgttccttgtgacaagacctttccattggtattaaaccttttgaccttgacatgtaacttacttttaattttttttacttggtcataacttctgaatggtaaatattagagctttcattttatacatgagcatttcttttgacaagatctttctactggtaccaagatatttgcccttgtgaccttggccatctttggaattggccattatcgggggcatttgtatttcacaaacacatcttgttcaagTTGTGATTAGTCAGtcacatttattttacattcattttttGGCATGGGAGGGGGGTGGCAGCTGAAATACTTAGGAATGGGTATAAATTGTGAATGCAGAGTCAGTTTGAGtcattaacacccccccccccccccacctgaTTTTGGACATGTACTGTACAACATTTGTGCTACTGCAAACATTCCTCACAAACTTTGAAGATGATCTGGTGCATCTTGTATAACATTATTTTCAATGTACAAGTTTTGTAAGTAGCATGAATTTCCATTAACCTGAGTGAGCCTTTTTTTCTGCTGTAAAATCTCTGTAGTTTAATTAAAAACATCCTTTACAATAGCGTACATATTTCTATTTTGCTCTgccattgtatatcttttagaTCTGCTTATTGCTTTGTGTAGGATCACAAATTGTCTATTTCCTGGCACTTGTTGCTAAATCAATGGGAAGAGAGTGgatgattattttaaaaaaggttTTCCTTTTAAAGAGATTTTTTTGTCTTTAAAAATTGTTGGATACATAAATGCAAGtgcttaaatatttttatagtttttcaaaatgtttatatattgtcaATGTTACTAGTGCCTTTGTgaaattactttcattttgcTATTGATGTTTAGTGACCTACCCTGTACCATGTTGTTGCCAGtgtcttatttatttttacatgggTGTTGTTTATTGATAGCAAACAGCTTATAGATCTGTGATGTAGATGTTGGGTTTCCATTAGGTTTCCATTAGTTTACCTGTCAGATTGTTTACCTTTACATGGATGATTTGTTGGTAAGatagatttattttgtttatctcTAGTGTAACAGAGttttccttatacatgtacctgtatccccccccccctttctttcTCAATTCATTGTTCATGTACTtaacaaaatatgatatattttactTAATGCTGATTTTGTCATAATGTTGCCCTACTGTTAAAGAGCCCACGGTCATTTAATATCACACGAATATGTCTATACTGAAATACAGTCGTGTTTTTACCTCCATTGTAAAAGACCCCTTTCCCTGCTCTTGAATATTGTTTGTATTGTAAATTACTTGTATGGTTTTCATATGCTTGTCTAAGATTGTGGTGTTCATGTCTAGCCatctgtctgttagcttttttagctcacctgagctgaaagctcaaatgagcttttctgatcgcctgttgtctgtcgtctgtccgtctgtctgtaaactttttacattttttacttcttctccagaaccacttggccaatttcaaccaaacttggccaaaagtatccttggatgaagggctttcaagtttgatcaaatgaagggccatgtccctttcaaagggaagataatcacaaaaatgcaaaaatagggtggagtcatttaaaaatcttcttctcaagaaccaccagaaaagctgaaatttacatgaaagcttcttgacatagtgcagattcaagtttgttcaaatcatggcccccgggggtatgatggggccacaattggggatcaaagttttacatacaaatatataggataaatctgtaaaaatcttctcaagaaccactgagccagaaaagctgagatttacatgaaagtttcaggacatagtgcagattcaagtttgttcaaatcatggccctcgggggtttgatggggccataataggggatcaaagttttacatgcaaatatataggaaaaatcttcttctcaagaactactgagccagaaaagctgagatttacctgaaagcttcctgacataatgcagattggagtttttttaaatcatggtcccgggggtaggatggggccacaaggggggatcaaagttttacatacaaatatatagggaaaatctttaaaaatattcttctcaaaaactactgggccaggaaagtggaaatttagacgaaagcttcctgacctagtacagattcaagtttgttaaaatcatggcccccaggggtaagatgaggcgacaatgggggatcaatttttacttgcaaatatataggaaaaatcattaaaaatcttctgaaaaatcactgggccagaaaagtttacattcacatgaaagcttcctgacctagtccagattcaattttgaaaaaatcatgctctgggagtaggttggggtcacaatagggatcagagttttacatgcgaatatatacactgtaggaAATTTttttagatatgagccaaggtgactcaggtgagcgatgtggcccatgggcctcttgttttgtgtCCTGCTCATATAGCTTAAGTACAATAAGTTCTGAAATCATCGAACTTTGTCAGCTGATGAAAcatgggtagaaggtgtgtcataCTTCAAagttaggtcactgtgacctttaaTTATCAGATTAATGTAGTAACACTAGAGATAGTGAATTACAATGGACATCTAGGAACACCACAGGGAATACTCTTGAATGTTTCAGAGATCCTCCTCAAATCTCCTGTAGTGATAATCATTCTTAATCAATAGTATAAAGGGGTCATATTCTCAATCAGATTTTGTACTTTTAAACCAGGCCATGAAACAAATAGGTTAAGTCTTTGTACCAAGGTTGACATctttttatgatatcaaaataaaaatctgaCGGGCATATCATGTGCTGTGGTGTGACAAGCGTATCATGTGCTGTGTTGCGACGAGCGAATCGTGCTGTGGTGTGACAAGTGTATCATGTGCTGTGGTGTGACGAGTATATCATGTGCTGTGGTGTGACGAGCATATCGTGCTATggtgttacgagtgtatcatgTGCTGTGGTGGTACACTTTATGTTTTTTGGTCCCAGTCTGTAAGGAAACTCCCATGCATTTTGTAGTCTGTTGTACTTTGTCACTGTGGTTAGAAATTGGTAAATTTGAACATGTGTAAGACATTTATTTACCCCCGGAAGATGCCTCCCTTATTAAGTCCCTTCTCCTCTTATGTCAGAGTGATTTTGAATCAGGAAAGTATAAGCACACACTTCTGTCACCAATATCAAGTGGAAAATGTAAGCACACGCTCGTGTCAACGATACAAAATTGGAAAATGTAAGCACATGCTTATGTTACTGATATATATAAAATGGAAAAGAGTAAGCACATTTTTATGTTACCAATATGAATTGGAATGAGTAAGCACATGCTTGTGTCAATGATACAAATTTGGAAAATGTACGCATATGCTTGCATCATCAGTATGAATTAGAAACCGTAAGCACATTACTTATGCCACCAATAGGAACTGAAAAGTGTAAGCACATGCTGGTGTCAGTGATACAAAACTGGAAAAAGTTAGCACATGCTTGTTTCATCAGTTTGAATTGGATAAATTAAACATGTGCTTGTTTCATCAGTATGAATTGGATAAAGTAAGTACACGCTTGTTTCATCAGTATGAATTGGATAAAGTAAACATGCGCTTGTTTCATCAGTATGAATTGGATAAAGTAAGTACACGCTTGTTTCATCAGTGTGAATTGGATAAAGTGAGCATGTGCTCGTGTCTACAGATATAAACCTGGTGTTTTGGGGAGCCGAGTTTGCTTCACTTTGATGAATTAGCCAGTACTGTTATATCCATCTATCTCTCGGCTTACTAGGAAAATCTCATGCTTACTTTAATTAATGTTTCTAAATGCTCATAATAAACTCCTTTTAATAGCAAATAAGTAAAAATTGTGCCATAGATTTAATGCTGCTTTCCTCCTCAAATTTTTAAGAACGTGGGTGGAATATAGAATTTTTCAAATGTGAATTGGTGCACCCGATTCATTCTCTCATATGATATTAAGATAAATTGAGATTCAgcaattttttttgttttatattggaataagatatacacatgtaattatttgtacaaatattagTTTAATTGTATGATTTGTGTCCATTCAGTAAAGAATAAAGCACCTCTACAGCAAGTTCATAATGATGTCTACCAATTGTTTATAACGTCAATATGTTTGTCATGATACGTGTtcattttaaggaggtatgctacaccagagaaatttaatatggatgaaaactggaggatatgtacaacagtattttgaaattaaaaactttcgaAATTACTTTActcaaaaaatgcaattttagtagaaagcaatatgaaaaaaatttaaaacccctgctagactcgaccccgtgatctacagttcagcagtcgatgtgttaacctactgagctactcagttaggcaataaatttttgaatgaatgaacaaatattgctgatatttatattttcatccatgttttaaaaggaagtcggccattatgataatgtagagtacctccttaacaagaaattttctgttgaaataaagtTTACATACTCAACAAAAAAAGTAAGCAAGCATTGTGTCGGTATGGCCTAGTCCTAAGCAAGCTTTGTGTCAGTTATGACCTAGTCCTAAGCAAGCTTTGTGTCGGTATGACCTAGTCCTAAGCAAGCTTTGTGCCGGGTATGACCTAGTCCTAAGCAAGCTTTGTGTCGGGTATGACCTAGTGTTCTCCATTACACGATTGTGGTGCAGAAAATATTTCCAACTTATTTTCTAGCAATGCCTCTCCATTAAATGTTATTACCAGTTTTATGGTGATGTCTCAAcgcaagtgaaaaattcttgaatgggacataaaacaataaacaaacaagaaCCAATAAAGTTCgaaagtaatgaaaaaaaaatcaggcgGGCCTGGAGGCCTCCCATAattatggagcaccaaattagcataaactcaaatatttgAGGATGTCacaaattcaattattgcacacAAAAATTGAATcgatgcgcacatcaaatcaatttttGCTTTCATCAGTTTACTTGATGCACATATCAATGTTGTAAAATTGCTTGCAAAATTGCACTTGGGGCTCAGTATAAATGATTTTATCTCTatcattcaattgaagatatctttaattatttacttttttcaaatttgtataaGGAACTTATGAGTGCATCAATTCTTCGAAATGGAGCAACAATTCAATAGAGATAATTAAtttaattgtggatatgttgaattgtaGTTGCTCTCTTAAAAAATACTGCAtgcatcaattaaattaattCAACTGAAGAGAACAAGAATtcaacaagagacccatgggccacatcgctcatcttggcccatatttaaagatttctcctacatattcgcatgtacaactttgatccctattgtggctccaacctaaccccaggggccatgattttttacaaacttgaatctgcactatgtccagaagctttcatgtaaatgtaaacttttctgacccagtggttattgagaagatttttaaagatttt encodes the following:
- the LOC125681490 gene encoding voltage-gated hydrogen channel 1-like — its product is MKIQMEGFQKLQDDLEKVIEKEDSNSSITTDSDDKQEFRNLRDRLVYILHTNKFHIIVVALVVLDSLLVIAELLLDMNIIQVSEHKGDGDLAPRILHYSSLAILSVFIVEIFVKLYAFRLSFFRHKMELFDAFIVIISFVLDIIFRNKEGPESGAGLLVALRLWRVTRILNGIVVSVKKQAEKKIQREKRLRLACEKELTKYREYCTTQEQEIELLKGLLLKHGIDLHRSQTQPPVVSKIDVIADINQVDEKEKALPPPEIPQKAEHMETTNPN